A single genomic interval of Burkholderia sp. HI2500 harbors:
- a CDS encoding cytochrome-c peroxidase: MTARPAFPSPDTTGPRASRTPSRLLRRTAFVIGAAVLGYGAFAIAFPAQVPAAIGTVVADWTGANPHPVVLQRPAAQPLSAVAQLGRALFADPSLSASGKQSCASCHSPDHAYGPPNALDVQPGGLAMTQQGYRPPPSLMYLYRQPNFSIGPDAGENDAAPSVAQQAASAAGVVKAQKVAGTSAAPQLVPQGGMFWDGRADTLQQQAFGPLLNPVEMANASVDDVARKLKQSSHRAQLEQLFGPRVFDSPQLAVSEAMFAIARYQVEDPSFHPYNSKYDRWLEGRARLTQAELRGLRLFNDPDKANCAGCHLSKPGKDGLPPMLTDYQYEALGAPRNKELAQNRNPAFYDLGVCGPFRDDLKDQTQYCGMFLTPTLRNAATRHVFFHNGVFHTLDQVMAFYNERSISPQKFYSRGADGKVDEYDDIPPKYRANVDVTDAPFDRKPGDKPAMTAQDIKDIEAFLGTLNDEPVRH; this comes from the coding sequence ATGACTGCCCGCCCCGCGTTCCCGTCTCCCGACACCACCGGCCCCCGCGCGTCGCGCACGCCGTCCCGCCTCCTGCGCCGCACGGCGTTCGTGATCGGCGCCGCCGTGCTCGGCTACGGCGCGTTCGCGATCGCGTTCCCCGCGCAGGTGCCCGCGGCGATCGGCACCGTCGTCGCCGACTGGACGGGCGCGAACCCGCATCCGGTCGTGCTGCAGCGGCCCGCCGCGCAACCGCTGTCGGCGGTCGCGCAGCTCGGCCGCGCGCTGTTCGCCGATCCGTCGCTGTCCGCGTCGGGCAAGCAGTCGTGCGCGTCGTGCCACAGCCCGGATCATGCGTATGGCCCGCCGAATGCGCTCGACGTGCAGCCGGGCGGCCTCGCGATGACGCAGCAGGGCTATCGCCCGCCGCCGTCGCTGATGTACCTGTACCGTCAGCCGAACTTCAGCATCGGCCCCGATGCCGGTGAAAACGACGCCGCGCCGAGCGTCGCGCAACAGGCCGCGTCGGCGGCCGGCGTCGTCAAGGCGCAGAAGGTGGCCGGCACGTCGGCCGCGCCGCAACTCGTGCCGCAGGGCGGAATGTTCTGGGATGGCCGCGCCGATACGCTGCAGCAACAGGCGTTCGGCCCGCTGCTGAATCCGGTCGAGATGGCGAACGCGAGCGTCGACGACGTCGCGCGCAAGCTCAAGCAGTCGTCGCACCGCGCGCAGCTCGAGCAACTGTTCGGCCCGCGCGTGTTCGACAGCCCGCAGCTCGCGGTGTCGGAGGCGATGTTCGCGATCGCGCGCTACCAGGTGGAAGATCCGTCGTTCCATCCGTACAACAGCAAGTACGACCGCTGGCTCGAAGGCCGCGCGCGCCTCACGCAGGCCGAACTGCGCGGGCTGCGCCTGTTCAACGATCCGGACAAGGCGAATTGCGCGGGCTGCCACCTGTCGAAACCCGGCAAGGACGGGTTGCCGCCGATGTTGACCGATTACCAGTACGAGGCGCTCGGCGCGCCGCGCAACAAGGAACTGGCGCAGAACCGCAACCCGGCGTTCTACGATCTCGGCGTGTGCGGGCCGTTCCGCGACGACCTGAAGGATCAGACGCAGTATTGCGGGATGTTCCTGACGCCGACGCTGCGCAACGCGGCGACGCGCCACGTGTTCTTCCACAACGGCGTGTTCCACACGCTCGACCAGGTGATGGCGTTCTACAACGAGCGCAGCATCTCGCCGCAGAAGTTCTATTCGCGCGGTGCGGACGGCAAGGTCGACGAGTACGACGACATCCCGCCGAAGTATCGCGCGAACGTCGACGTGACCGATGCGCCGTTCGATCGCAAGCCGGGCGACAAGCCCGCGATGACAGCGCAGGACATCAAGGATATCGAAGCATTCCTCGGCACGCTGAACGACGAGCCGGTGCGGCATTGA
- a CDS encoding class I SAM-dependent methyltransferase, whose amino-acid sequence MTDPNEPPGRKAYASFAQRYADIAPTKAHNALYERPATMALLGDVDDLTVLDAGCGPGIGSEHLARQGARVHAFDVTPEMVALARTRCAGLAVDLVEGDLEGPLTWLPDEAFDKIVCSLAFDYVRDLAPTLREFRRVARPGATLVFSMAHPMRDWMDERTRGEGTYFDTSRFGFHWSGFGEPKPYVEAWRRPLADILNAVADSGWRLDRFVEPKPLPEMKAASERLHAELSLAPAFLCIRARC is encoded by the coding sequence ATGACCGATCCGAACGAACCACCCGGCCGCAAGGCATACGCGAGCTTCGCGCAACGCTACGCCGACATCGCGCCGACGAAGGCGCACAACGCGCTCTACGAACGTCCGGCGACGATGGCGCTGCTGGGCGACGTCGACGACCTGACGGTGCTCGATGCCGGCTGCGGGCCCGGCATCGGCAGCGAACACCTCGCACGCCAGGGCGCGAGGGTGCATGCGTTCGACGTCACGCCGGAGATGGTCGCGCTGGCAAGAACACGCTGCGCGGGCCTCGCGGTCGACCTCGTGGAGGGCGATCTGGAGGGGCCGCTCACGTGGTTGCCCGACGAAGCATTCGACAAGATCGTCTGTTCGCTCGCGTTCGACTACGTGCGCGACCTTGCGCCGACGCTGCGCGAATTCCGGCGGGTCGCGCGGCCGGGCGCCACGCTCGTGTTTTCGATGGCGCATCCGATGCGCGACTGGATGGACGAACGCACGCGCGGCGAGGGCACCTATTTCGATACGTCCCGCTTCGGCTTCCACTGGTCGGGTTTCGGTGAGCCGAAACCCTATGTCGAAGCGTGGCGGCGGCCGCTCGCCGACATCCTGAACGCCGTGGCCGACAGCGGCTGGCGGCTCGACCGGTTCGTCGAGCCGAAGCCGCTGCCCGAGATGAAGGCCGCCTCGGAGCGGCTTCATGCGGAGCTGTCGCTGGCCCCGGCCTTCCTCTGCATCCGCGCGCGCTGCTGA
- a CDS encoding NAD(P)/FAD-dependent oxidoreductase — MSARNAAPGWPDAQWPDSLWAATAAPAPDTPALDASASCDVAIVGAGFTGLSTALHLAERGVNVRVIDGAQPGWGASGRNGGQVIPGLKYDPDELIRRFGDEAGEQLAAVVGGAADTVFDLIARHAIDCDARRHGWIQPAPTAAMLDTVARRARQWAARGAPVELLGRDEVARRLGTPAYAGGWIDRRAGSVQPLSYTRGLVRAAQASGAVVHGLTRAVGLTRADGRWQVATAGGATLSADRVVIATNGYTDGLWPGLRQSVIAANSFIVATQPLAPELGRDILAGGEVASDARRLLLYFRRDAAGRLLMGGRGPFAEPRATSDWRHLERATTLLYPQLKGVRFEYRWAGRVAITADFMPHVHEPAPGVTIALGYNGRGIAMATTLGKHLAAHLSGDAQLPLPFRRTPIRPIPFHGLQRFYIAAGVAWYRLLDSLS; from the coding sequence ATGAGTGCAAGGAACGCGGCACCCGGATGGCCCGACGCCCAGTGGCCGGATTCGCTGTGGGCGGCGACCGCCGCGCCGGCGCCCGATACACCCGCGCTCGACGCTTCCGCGTCGTGCGACGTGGCGATCGTCGGCGCCGGCTTTACGGGCCTGTCGACCGCGCTTCACCTGGCCGAACGCGGCGTGAACGTGCGCGTGATCGACGGCGCGCAGCCGGGCTGGGGCGCGTCCGGCCGCAACGGCGGGCAAGTGATCCCCGGCCTGAAATACGACCCCGACGAATTGATCCGCCGGTTCGGCGACGAAGCCGGCGAGCAGCTTGCCGCCGTGGTCGGCGGTGCGGCCGACACGGTATTCGACCTGATCGCGCGGCACGCGATCGACTGCGATGCGCGACGCCACGGCTGGATCCAGCCGGCGCCGACTGCCGCGATGCTCGACACGGTCGCCCGGCGTGCGCGGCAGTGGGCCGCGCGCGGCGCACCGGTCGAACTGCTCGGTCGCGACGAGGTCGCGCGCCGGCTCGGCACGCCTGCGTACGCGGGCGGCTGGATCGATCGCCGCGCGGGCAGCGTGCAGCCGCTCAGCTATACGCGCGGCCTCGTGCGCGCCGCGCAGGCGAGCGGGGCGGTCGTGCACGGGCTGACGCGCGCCGTCGGGCTGACGCGTGCCGACGGCCGCTGGCAGGTCGCGACGGCCGGCGGCGCGACGCTATCAGCGGACCGCGTCGTGATCGCGACCAACGGGTATACGGACGGGCTGTGGCCGGGCTTGCGCCAGTCGGTGATCGCCGCGAACAGCTTCATCGTCGCGACGCAACCGCTCGCGCCGGAACTCGGTCGCGACATCCTCGCCGGCGGCGAGGTCGCATCGGATGCACGGCGCCTGCTGCTGTACTTCCGGCGCGATGCCGCGGGACGCCTGCTGATGGGCGGCCGCGGCCCGTTCGCGGAACCGCGTGCGACGAGCGACTGGCGCCATCTCGAGCGTGCGACGACGCTGCTGTATCCGCAACTGAAGGGAGTCCGGTTCGAGTACCGCTGGGCCGGGCGCGTCGCGATCACCGCGGACTTCATGCCGCACGTGCACGAGCCCGCGCCGGGCGTGACGATCGCGCTCGGCTACAACGGGCGCGGCATCGCGATGGCGACGACGCTCGGCAAGCATCTGGCCGCGCACCTGTCGGGCGATGCGCAACTGCCGCTGCCGTTCCGGCGCACGCCGATCCGGCCCATTCCGTTTCACGGGCTGCAGCGCTTCTATATCGCGGCCGGCGTGGCCTGGTATCGGCTGCTCGACAGCCTGTCGTGA
- a CDS encoding amino acid ABC transporter ATP-binding protein — MIRIDAIHKRFQQHVVLKGVSLDVQQGEVVCLIGPSGSGKSTVLRCINGFETYDEGSITIDGVTVDAHSKRIHELRMRVGMVFQRFNLFSHRTALENVMEGPVHVRRTPAAQAREQARALLDKVGLAHRMNAYPSELSGGQQQRVAIARALAMEPQAILFDEPTSALDPELVGEVLGVMRGLARDGMTMVVVTHEMAFAREVADRVCFLHDGTICESGSARDVLTQPKHPRTQEFLRRLLASDDAANPDRT, encoded by the coding sequence ATGATCCGGATCGATGCGATACACAAGCGCTTTCAGCAACACGTGGTGCTGAAGGGCGTCAGCCTCGACGTGCAGCAAGGTGAGGTCGTGTGCCTGATCGGGCCGTCCGGCTCGGGCAAGTCGACCGTGCTGCGCTGTATCAACGGCTTCGAGACTTACGACGAAGGATCGATCACGATCGACGGCGTGACGGTCGACGCGCATTCGAAACGGATCCACGAGCTGCGGATGCGGGTCGGCATGGTGTTCCAGCGCTTCAACCTGTTCTCGCATCGCACGGCGCTCGAGAACGTGATGGAAGGGCCGGTCCACGTGCGGCGCACGCCGGCCGCGCAAGCGCGCGAGCAGGCCCGCGCGCTGCTCGACAAGGTCGGGCTCGCGCACCGGATGAATGCGTATCCGTCCGAGCTGTCGGGCGGGCAGCAGCAGCGCGTCGCGATCGCACGCGCGCTCGCGATGGAGCCGCAGGCGATCCTGTTCGACGAACCGACGTCGGCGCTCGACCCCGAACTCGTCGGCGAAGTGCTCGGCGTGATGCGCGGACTCGCGCGCGACGGCATGACCATGGTGGTCGTCACGCACGAAATGGCATTCGCGCGCGAGGTGGCCGATCGCGTGTGTTTCCTGCACGACGGCACCATCTGCGAAAGCGGATCCGCGCGCGACGTGCTCACGCAGCCGAAGCATCCCCGCACGCAGGAATTCCTGCGTCGACTGCTGGCGTCGGACGACGCCGCCAACCCGGATCGAACATGA
- a CDS encoding amino acid ABC transporter permease → MFFQNAIDFLPILLKGAVVTIEITACAFVLSSVLGLILALLKVSPNRAVSTVGSTVVNVIRGLPIIVQLFYMYFVLPDLGIQLSAFQAGVLGLGIAYSAYQAENFRAGIEAIDRGQIEAAHAIGMRGPMIMRRVVLPQAFRIALPPYGNTLVMLLKDSSVASTITVAEITRAGQLIASSTFQNMSVYTLVALLYLALGLPLMFGVNRLGKRLSLRRSA, encoded by the coding sequence ATGTTTTTTCAGAACGCGATCGATTTCCTGCCGATCCTGCTGAAGGGGGCGGTGGTCACGATCGAGATCACGGCATGCGCGTTCGTGCTCAGCTCGGTGCTCGGGCTGATCCTCGCGTTGCTGAAGGTGTCGCCCAACCGTGCCGTGTCGACGGTCGGGAGCACGGTCGTCAACGTGATTCGCGGCCTGCCGATCATCGTGCAGCTGTTCTACATGTACTTCGTGTTGCCCGATCTCGGCATCCAGCTGTCGGCATTCCAGGCCGGGGTGCTCGGTCTCGGCATCGCGTATTCGGCCTACCAGGCGGAAAACTTCCGCGCGGGCATCGAGGCGATCGACCGTGGCCAGATCGAAGCCGCGCACGCGATCGGCATGCGCGGGCCGATGATCATGCGGCGCGTGGTGCTGCCGCAGGCGTTCCGCATCGCGCTGCCGCCTTACGGCAACACGCTGGTGATGCTGCTGAAGGATTCATCGGTCGCGTCGACGATCACGGTCGCGGAGATCACGCGCGCCGGCCAGCTGATCGCGTCGTCGACGTTCCAGAACATGAGCGTCTATACGCTCGTCGCGTTGCTGTATCTCGCGCTCGGCCTGCCGCTGATGTTCGGCGTGAACCGGCTCGGCAAGCGACTCTCGCTGAGGAGAAGCGCATGA
- a CDS encoding ABC transporter substrate-binding protein has product MVSFIKRFGALAAGFATCIAFSTASAGAVAAEPTLKVGATATGVPFTFLDVKSNSIQGMMVDAITAAGKSAGFRVDVQQTVFSALIPSLTTQKIDIISAAMLKTPARQQVVDFSDTVYTFGEGLVVKADDPGRYTSMDDFKGQVVGAQVGTAFVDALNKKGIFKEVRTYDSIADIMRDVALGRIKAGFADQPIVAYQIEHGVNRQVRLVPEYQSVVKGQVCFIVRKGDTATLEQLNGAIRKMKGDGTLQQILQKWHMS; this is encoded by the coding sequence ATGGTTTCGTTCATCAAGCGGTTCGGCGCACTGGCCGCCGGTTTCGCCACCTGCATCGCTTTCTCCACGGCATCGGCCGGCGCCGTCGCGGCCGAGCCCACGCTGAAGGTCGGCGCGACGGCCACCGGCGTGCCGTTCACGTTTCTCGACGTCAAGAGCAATTCGATCCAGGGGATGATGGTCGATGCGATCACCGCGGCCGGGAAGTCGGCCGGGTTTCGCGTCGACGTGCAGCAGACCGTGTTCTCGGCGCTGATTCCGTCGCTCACCACGCAGAAGATCGACATCATCTCGGCCGCGATGCTGAAAACGCCGGCGCGCCAGCAGGTCGTCGACTTCTCCGACACGGTCTATACATTCGGCGAAGGCCTGGTCGTGAAGGCGGACGACCCGGGCCGCTATACGTCGATGGACGACTTCAAGGGGCAGGTGGTCGGCGCGCAGGTCGGCACGGCGTTCGTCGACGCACTCAACAAGAAGGGCATCTTCAAGGAAGTCCGCACCTACGATTCGATCGCCGACATCATGCGCGACGTCGCGCTCGGCCGCATCAAGGCCGGCTTCGCCGACCAGCCGATCGTCGCGTATCAGATCGAACACGGCGTCAACCGCCAGGTCCGGCTCGTGCCCGAATACCAGAGCGTCGTGAAGGGGCAGGTCTGCTTCATCGTGCGCAAGGGCGACACGGCGACGCTCGAGCAACTCAACGGCGCGATCCGGAAAATGAAGGGCGACGGCACGCTGCAGCAGATCCTGCAGAAGTGGCACATGAGCTGA
- a CDS encoding IclR family transcriptional regulator, with amino-acid sequence METSPDQSNDLLFNQSLEKGLNVLRAFSAKRRTMTLAEVADAAGMTKSSAQRMVYTLEKLGYIRKHPVTRRYQLTPHVMRIGFNYLAADTLIDVANPFLSELTNLTGETTNLTEPDDDEMVYVARFVSTKFVPIHMPIGSRIPMYCTGSGRAFLSALPPEEARVRLDGMARTPHTPRTVTALDDLVALLDCARREGYAANQEELFIGDMSIAAPVLGSQGQPVAAVHVVAPTSRWTFDDARRKLAPAVIDCARGISNSIRTLE; translated from the coding sequence ATGGAAACGTCGCCCGATCAGTCAAACGACCTGCTGTTCAACCAGTCGCTGGAGAAAGGGCTGAACGTGTTGCGCGCGTTCAGCGCGAAGCGGCGCACGATGACGCTGGCGGAAGTGGCCGACGCGGCCGGCATGACGAAAAGCTCGGCGCAGCGGATGGTCTATACGCTCGAGAAGCTCGGTTACATCCGCAAGCATCCGGTTACGCGGCGCTACCAGCTCACGCCGCACGTGATGCGGATCGGCTTCAACTATCTCGCGGCCGATACGTTGATCGACGTCGCGAATCCGTTCCTGTCCGAGCTCACGAACCTGACCGGCGAAACGACCAACCTCACCGAGCCGGACGACGATGAAATGGTGTACGTCGCGCGTTTCGTATCGACCAAGTTCGTGCCGATCCACATGCCGATCGGCAGCCGTATCCCGATGTACTGCACCGGCAGTGGCCGCGCGTTCCTGAGCGCGTTGCCGCCGGAAGAAGCGCGTGTGAGGCTGGACGGCATGGCGCGCACGCCGCATACGCCGCGCACGGTCACGGCGCTCGACGATCTCGTCGCGTTGCTCGATTGCGCGCGGCGCGAAGGCTACGCGGCCAACCAGGAAGAACTGTTCATCGGGGATATGTCGATTGCCGCACCCGTGCTCGGCAGTCAGGGGCAGCCGGTCGCGGCCGTGCACGTGGTCGCACCGACGAGCCGCTGGACGTTCGACGACGCGCGCCGCAAGCTTGCGCCGGCGGTGATCGACTGCGCGCGCGGGATCAGCAATTCGATCCGGACGCTTGAATAG
- a CDS encoding type VI secretion system amidase immunity protein Tai4, translating to MRGVRIAAALACIAFQPAMVVAKDAAQTSPEAGSRTYLWNFKDMVLAECLATAYKQAPGASKDIGSSTSALRDWTYYDMERAPDVIHALVAKYLARDYRNPVVESEVGDVKFDFLKCIDLYHGKELDAAAKQLVLRPNGTYRAEHSPKPQ from the coding sequence ATGAGGGGAGTCCGGATCGCTGCCGCGTTGGCGTGCATCGCGTTTCAACCGGCGATGGTCGTGGCGAAAGACGCCGCACAAACGTCGCCTGAGGCCGGCTCACGAACTTACCTCTGGAACTTCAAGGACATGGTGCTCGCGGAGTGCCTGGCTACCGCATACAAGCAGGCGCCCGGCGCGAGCAAGGACATCGGCAGCAGCACCAGCGCGTTGCGCGACTGGACCTACTACGACATGGAGCGTGCGCCGGACGTCATTCATGCGCTGGTCGCGAAGTATCTGGCCCGCGACTATCGGAATCCGGTCGTCGAATCGGAAGTCGGGGACGTGAAGTTCGACTTCCTGAAATGCATCGATCTGTATCACGGCAAGGAACTGGACGCCGCAGCGAAGCAGCTCGTATTGCGCCCGAACGGTACCTACCGGGCCGAGCATTCGCCGAAGCCGCAGTAG
- a CDS encoding type VI secretion system amidase effector protein Tae4, translating into MRFLESNSLLQQGAKVKRPSFAVAWAASQRIYDPANSGERVAKVIGGYVAKNVNNPNPAEQWSNTCAVRMSYILGEAGMVIPRIPEQTVSGGDNRQYFFRVRDLIRFLEQRWGKADGVKYPPSNGGPLAGRRGVILFEVSGWRDAQGHATLFNGRTCYDHCYFNEPGARYRTDRANFWSLS; encoded by the coding sequence ATGCGCTTCCTCGAGTCGAATTCATTACTACAACAAGGAGCCAAAGTGAAACGACCATCATTTGCCGTTGCGTGGGCGGCATCCCAGCGAATCTACGACCCGGCAAATTCCGGGGAGCGCGTCGCGAAAGTGATCGGCGGATACGTTGCGAAGAACGTCAACAATCCGAACCCGGCAGAGCAATGGAGCAATACTTGCGCGGTGAGGATGAGTTATATCCTGGGTGAAGCAGGTATGGTGATACCGCGAATCCCGGAACAAACGGTATCGGGTGGAGACAATCGGCAATACTTTTTTCGTGTCAGGGACTTGATTCGTTTTCTCGAGCAACGATGGGGGAAGGCTGACGGCGTCAAATACCCGCCGTCGAACGGAGGGCCACTTGCGGGTCGGCGGGGTGTCATCCTGTTCGAGGTGTCGGGGTGGCGCGATGCACAGGGCCACGCCACGTTGTTCAACGGGCGAACGTGTTACGACCATTGTTACTTCAACGAACCCGGCGCGCGGTATCGTACCGATCGCGCAAATTTTTGGAGCCTGTCATGA
- a CDS encoding GntR family transcriptional regulator, whose amino-acid sequence MAPRIVPPALKAIEQETMADKVYQQLREALMSGRFAPGQALSLRSVAEAVGSSTMPVRAALTRLRAERALVDGPNRALVVPPMTLDMLDELRDVRIALEGCIAERACARMTDAQIAAVRKTCETMQAHAEAGRSRAYLQSNFAFHSAIYAHGASESTLAIVENLWMRVGPFLNMVALDIPHMRRSMDAHRAIVDALERRDGAGVRAGIALDIGGAAHDLAETLRAERTPRTVNAKP is encoded by the coding sequence TTGGCGCCTCGTATCGTCCCGCCCGCCCTCAAAGCCATCGAACAGGAAACGATGGCCGACAAGGTCTACCAGCAACTGCGCGAAGCGCTGATGAGCGGCCGTTTCGCGCCCGGCCAGGCGCTGAGCCTGCGCAGCGTCGCGGAAGCGGTCGGTTCGTCGACGATGCCCGTGCGTGCGGCGCTCACGCGGCTGCGCGCCGAACGCGCACTGGTCGACGGCCCGAACCGCGCACTCGTCGTGCCGCCGATGACGCTCGACATGCTCGACGAACTGCGCGACGTGCGAATCGCGCTCGAAGGCTGCATCGCCGAACGCGCATGCGCCCGGATGACCGACGCGCAGATCGCGGCCGTCCGCAAGACCTGCGAGACGATGCAGGCTCACGCCGAGGCAGGCCGCTCGCGCGCTTACCTGCAAAGCAATTTCGCGTTCCACAGCGCGATCTACGCGCACGGCGCAAGCGAAAGCACGCTCGCGATCGTCGAGAACCTGTGGATGCGCGTCGGCCCCTTCCTCAACATGGTCGCGCTCGACATCCCGCACATGCGGCGCTCGATGGATGCGCACCGCGCCATCGTCGATGCGCTCGAACGGCGCGACGGCGCAGGCGTGCGCGCCGGCATCGCGCTCGACATCGGCGGCGCGGCACACGATCTCGCCGAGACGCTGCGGGCGGAACGGACCCCGCGGACCGTGAACGCGAAGCCGTAG
- a CDS encoding SDR family oxidoreductase, producing MTASDLLKPYDGLRVLVTGGASGIGLEIADAFAECGAHVHVCDASQAAIAALADRPPRAGAGAISATLADVSDPAAVERVFANVSATLGGLDVLVNNAGIAGPTGGIDEIDPVQWEQTVAINLTAQFQFARHAVPLLRDAKHGGAIIALSSVAGRLGYAFRTPYAATKWAVVGLVKSLAIELGPLGIRVNAIQPGIVRGPRMRRVIQARAQQLGIGYDEMETRYLEKISLRRMTDPAEIAATALFLCSPGGHGITGQAISVCGNVEVL from the coding sequence ATGACAGCTTCCGACCTGCTGAAACCCTATGACGGCCTGCGCGTCCTCGTGACGGGCGGCGCATCGGGCATCGGTCTTGAAATCGCGGACGCGTTCGCCGAATGCGGCGCGCACGTGCATGTATGCGACGCGTCGCAAGCCGCGATTGCAGCGCTCGCCGACCGGCCGCCGCGCGCCGGAGCCGGCGCGATCAGCGCGACGCTGGCCGACGTCTCCGATCCGGCTGCCGTCGAACGCGTGTTCGCCAACGTATCGGCCACGCTCGGCGGCCTCGACGTGCTCGTCAACAATGCCGGCATCGCCGGTCCGACCGGCGGCATCGACGAGATCGACCCGGTGCAGTGGGAACAAACCGTCGCGATCAACCTGACCGCGCAATTCCAGTTCGCGCGCCACGCGGTGCCGCTGCTGCGCGACGCGAAGCACGGCGGCGCGATCATCGCGCTGTCGTCGGTCGCAGGCCGGCTCGGTTACGCGTTCCGCACGCCGTATGCGGCAACCAAATGGGCCGTGGTCGGCCTCGTGAAGAGCCTCGCGATCGAACTCGGCCCGCTCGGCATTCGCGTGAACGCCATTCAACCCGGCATCGTGCGCGGCCCGCGGATGCGCCGCGTGATCCAGGCACGGGCGCAGCAGCTCGGCATCGGTTACGACGAAATGGAGACGCGCTATCTCGAGAAGATCTCGCTGCGGCGCATGACCGATCCGGCCGAGATCGCCGCAACCGCACTGTTCCTGTGCTCGCCGGGCGGGCACGGGATCACGGGCCAAGCGATCTCCGTCTGCGGCAACGTCGAAGTGCTCTGA
- a CDS encoding 3-keto-5-aminohexanoate cleavage protein — MANARKVIITCAPTGAIHTPSMSPYLPVTPHEIETAAVAAAEAGAAILHLHARNPSDGKPTQDPAVFAEFLPRIKAQTDAVINLTSGGSPHMTVDERLQPALHFQPEVASLNMGSMNFGLYPMLERFRELKHPWEREHLEKSRDLVFKNTFADIETILTRCGANGTRFEFECYDISHLYNLAHFVDRGLAKPPFFVQSVFGLLGGIGAHPEDLMHMRRTADRLFGSDYVWSILGAGRNQIPLATIGAAQGANVRVGLEDSLWIAPGKLAESSAAQVLKMRQVLEGLSLEIATPAEARAMLALKGGDAVNF, encoded by the coding sequence ATGGCCAACGCTCGCAAAGTCATCATCACCTGTGCGCCGACCGGCGCGATCCATACGCCGTCGATGTCGCCGTACCTGCCCGTCACGCCGCACGAGATCGAAACCGCCGCCGTCGCAGCCGCCGAGGCCGGCGCAGCGATCCTGCATCTCCACGCACGCAATCCGTCCGACGGCAAGCCGACCCAGGATCCGGCCGTGTTCGCCGAATTCCTGCCGCGCATCAAGGCGCAAACCGACGCGGTGATCAACCTCACGTCGGGCGGCAGCCCGCACATGACGGTCGACGAACGCCTCCAGCCCGCCCTGCATTTCCAGCCCGAAGTCGCATCGCTGAACATGGGCTCGATGAACTTCGGGCTGTACCCGATGCTCGAGCGCTTTCGCGAGCTGAAGCATCCGTGGGAACGCGAACATCTCGAGAAGAGCCGCGACCTCGTGTTCAAGAACACGTTCGCCGATATCGAAACGATCCTCACGCGCTGCGGGGCGAACGGCACGCGCTTCGAATTCGAATGCTACGACATCTCGCACCTGTACAACCTTGCGCATTTTGTCGACCGCGGGCTCGCGAAGCCGCCGTTCTTCGTGCAAAGCGTGTTCGGCCTGCTCGGCGGGATCGGCGCACACCCGGAAGACCTGATGCACATGCGCCGCACGGCCGACCGCCTGTTCGGCAGCGATTACGTGTGGTCGATCCTCGGCGCCGGCCGCAACCAGATTCCGCTGGCGACGATCGGGGCGGCCCAAGGCGCGAACGTGCGTGTCGGGCTCGAGGATTCGCTGTGGATCGCGCCGGGCAAGCTCGCGGAATCGAGCGCCGCGCAGGTCCTGAAAATGCGACAGGTGCTCGAGGGCCTGTCGCTCGAGATCGCGACACCGGCCGAGGCGCGCGCGATGCTCGCACTCAAGGGCGGCGACGCGGTGAATTTCTGA